Proteins encoded within one genomic window of Naumovozyma dairenensis CBS 421 chromosome 6, complete genome:
- the AGE1 gene encoding GTPase-activating protein AGE1 (similar to Saccharomyces cerevisiae AGE1 (YDR524C); ancestral locus Anc_1.23) yields MKETESNDIIWLKEYKRSTSSSSSSKSPSIPNKAIRRNSNFIKDKNSHWYKYNISISTKNSTLVLKPLYKKKAVISPSPNLSSTLSLANNDEIIIIDLQFISTKKLDDKTFQVLQSINVQKIRNGINGLKKDNRKNNDRLFKFKFENETVMNHWFDKIMKSMHDSLINDSNSISHDNTSNNIISKNTINNDNNNKDLNNNKSTTTTTTTTTSGTDFTSLLNQVKHLHQSNLKCCDCNSTDSVEWISLNILCLLCIKCSGIHRSMGSHISKIRSLTLDNFHSIETLYLIKNNCLNSNVNEIYEHNLPINLKISSNCNDQMRSLFIKDKYITKKYIEKKLTINNDNDILKDLILAIHNNSIYDIQKALAKTNRTLRELSIYHRKTNTTTSIFQYSLKHHTIVDETPIFHITEFLLSNGLIIDQLPTNMTQWGPEVIKYWKAMLKIYEPYKESSPLPSSFSSSSPSSSSFSKGNIYKSPLAQKSLQHTDGNHNHILQDTKSIGKLIINNNTSIPSSTLSSPFSPATRNLMSPNNILNLHKSLKLNKKR; encoded by the coding sequence ATGAAAGAAACAGAAAGCAACGATATTATATGGCTAAAAGAGTACAAAAGATCAACATCTTCATCGTCTTCTTCGAAGAGCCCGTCTATCCCAAATAAGGCAATAAGgagaaattcaaattttatcaaagatAAGAATTCTCATTggtataaatataatatttccATAAGTACGAAGAATAGTACTTTGGTATTGAAACCATTGTATAAAAAGAAAGCCGTTATTTCGCCCTCCCCAAATCTATCTTCCACTTTATCTTTagcaaataatgatgaaattattataatagaTTTACAATTTATTTCAACGAAGAAATTGGATGATAAAACTTTCCAAGTTTTACAATCTATTAATGTCCAAAAAATACGAAATGGGATAAATGgtttaaagaaagataatagaaaaaacaatgacagattattcaaatttaaatttgaaaatgaaactgTTATGAATCATTGGtttgataaaataatgaagtCAATGCATGATTCTCTTataaatgattcaaattcaatatcaCATGATAATACTAGCAACAACATAATAAGTAAAAATACCATAAAcaatgataacaataataaagaccttaataataataaaagtactactactactactactactactaccaGTGGTACTGATTTtacatcattattaaatcaagTTAAACATTTACATCAATCGAATTTGAAATGTTGCGATTGTAACTCAACTGATTCTGTAGAATGgatttcattgaatatattatgtttACTTTGTATTAAATGTTCAGGTATACATAGATCAATGGGATCAcatatttccaaaattagGTCTTTAACGTTGGATAATTTCCATTCCATTGaaacattatatttaattaaaaataattgcCTCAATTCAAACgttaatgaaatttatgaacataatttaccaataaatttaaaaatttcatcaaattgtAATGATCAAATGAGATCCCTTTTCATTAAggataaatatattactaAAAAATACATCGAAAAAAAGTTaacaattaataatgataacgaTATCCTGAAAGACCTAATATTAGCCATTCACAATAATAGTATTTATGATATTCAAAAGGCTTTAGCAAAGACAAATCGGACATTAAGAGAATTATCTATTTATCATAGAAAAACGAATACAACAACATcaattttccaatattctttaaaacATCATACTATAGTAGATGAAACCcccatttttcatattaCAGAATTCTTATTAAGTAATGGGTTAATAATAGATCAATTACCTACTAATATGACACAATGGGGACCGGAAGTAATTAAATATTGGAAAGCAATGTTAAAAATCTATGAACCCTATAAAGAATCGTCACCATTACCATCCTCATTCTCATCCTCATCACCATCGTCGTCGTCGTTTTCTAAAGGCAATATCTATAAATCACCATTAGCACAGAAATCTTTACAACATACTGATGGCaatcataatcatattCTACAAGATACAAAATCTATTGggaaattaataattaataataacacaTCAATACCATCTTCAACATTATCATCACCTTTTTCTCCCGCAACAAGGAATTTAATGTcaccaaataatatattgaatcttcataaatctttgaaattgaataagaaaagataa
- the NDAI0F04540 gene encoding uncharacterized protein, giving the protein MEPTMDQLLNSVNEHQQQQQQQQQQQHQALSEPISQQDHDQDQDQDQSQDQPPEQGQEHGLDHEQGPLITVDPASTYHKPSHEPQRLHLVFPTTSNNKKLSLKSLSKFVMAERNDSFNYYCQFYDAKKQQTCNQVLEFQTKQSRTSHQADKCTRHLLEEHNYIPDPMTILYQMDHSSTVFQNAYPNDTFQKIQQNFEMTAPSYPKQFSDSFISFKNVMVHSKIPATILESPFFLHFAKNYISGYDSSWTRRNYVQCVTHSNILDGSGHLVDDLTSSSSIKKNKIKKPTSNTESTNSLKNKSKRKQRKPPLQSPQIEQQRLSLQQQLQQQLQIQQQTQELEQHQQHFQQLQLLPQPTHTPSQQQQTQQHLQNLQNLPLQNQR; this is encoded by the coding sequence ATGGAACCGACAATGGATCAATTGCTTAATTCAGTCAATGaacatcaacaacagcaacaacaacaacaacaacaacaacatcaaGCGCTTTCAGAACCTATATCACAGCAAGACCATGACCAAGACCAAGACCAAGACCAGTCGCAAGACCAACCGCCAGAGCAAGGGCAAGAACATGGACTTGACCATGAGCAAGGCCCATTAATAACTGTGGACCCTGCATCAACCTATCATAAGCCATCGCATGAACCTCAACGTCTTCATTTGGTGTTTCCTACCACtagtaacaataaaaaactCAGTTTAAAGAGCCTTTCGAAATTTGTTATGGCAGAACGTAACGATTCCTTTAATTATTACTGTCAATTTTATGATGCTAAAAAGCAACAAACCTGTAACCAAGTACTTGAATTTCAAACAAAACAATCAAGAACAAGTCATCAAGCTGACAAATGTACAAGACATCTTCTTGAAGAACATAATTATATTCCAGATCCAATGACCATTCTATATCAAATGGATCACTCCTCTACAGTTTTCCAAAATGCATACCCAAATGACACTTTCCAAAAGATTCAACAAAACTTTGAAATGACTGCACCATCATATCCTAAACAATTTAGCGATTCATTTATTAGTTTTAAAAACGTTATGGTTCATAGTAAGATTCCAGCAACCATTTTGGAAAGCCCATTTTTCTTACATTTTGccaaaaattatatttctgGATATGATTCCTCTTggacaagaagaaattatgTCCAATGCGTTACACATTCAAACATATTAGATGGTAGTGGGCATCTCGTAGATGATTTgacatcttcttcttccatcaagaaaaataaaattaagaaaCCTACAAGTAATACTGAGAGTACTAACTcgttgaaaaataaatcaaaaagGAAACAGAGGAAACCACCATTACAATCACCTCAAATTGAACAACAAAGACTTTctttacaacaacaattacaacaacaattgcaaatacaacaacaaacacaAGAATTGGaacaacatcaacaacatttccaacaattacaattacTACCCCAACCCACCCACACACCttcacaacaacaacaaacacaACAGCATTTACAGAACCTACAAAATTTGCCATTACAGAATCAAAggtaa
- the URC2 gene encoding Urc2p (similar to Saccharomyces cerevisiae YDR520C; ancestral locus Anc_1.26), whose translation MDEPMKSLQNSSPASNGTQSGKELKLSNKNASSISSIINSSSDSTTTNIGKESTTKDVNKNKRPRKKRKISSCDVCRKFKTRCDFEPSLGKCHRCKVLDLECSLDENGTESNTYEKYSADKRLLNLENEVKSLNAKIDTIISLLQDSKNSYENADQLSKASNNEGTSSTGTTLLDENTELSTVESTETITLQGGYKLKDPPLKLINGIDERLFPSIATNKQDQIAREQRPSAVARVDFLKFYEKHQLLCHKLSKEFLVRSHFWIIPGGMKDLSEEFIHQHLFITSVFTIIAMSFADNDKYAKEQETLYPLVERLLTNTLTMFEKLIPHDIEAILYCAMFHISRKAKRYRQLKFNSLVLINFAMFSLLKIVDFHKIKERVLIKEECNLDDLYHLRILNSLTACHIEYCISYGEISPQDSRNKEFNHLIAKFPQSNFGDDIKLSEINLGEIVNNIFLDFKSYFTNFMDIYDKTKTKAQSAGGTNPSLHKKEMLIFPELNYWLKNWEELLAKDGGGVLLFTFDYYHILICRSFFSEYLVDMKKSPMFLNDALHTMKEHSFSLLRGFLRLPTSLIKGAPIFTTSELVYACLTLCDFLHWFDPTERQQVLSICTRVYWHLNTIGEKLNEATDNVGKIIKSIIDTSKKRVSLGHYPSPMKAHVPLMTKAKIGDHLPKDSRSKSNIISQNHTDANKESIDIHKFMSSVDLTTQEGIKILKSHKSNMENVTARNFHMPDVDKFSSFEDFFQDFFTNLKPNSQKIFSTPTSDSNTTTIPGSKVPAGETQSANPIQPKGDVKDKSTTELTGMEERPLNK comes from the coding sequence ATGGATGAACCCATGAAGTCATTACAAAACTCAAGCCCGGCATCAAATGGGACTCAATCTGGAAAGGAActtaaattatcaaataaaaacgCATCTTCCATTTCGTCAATCATTAACTCCTCATCTGATTCTACCACGACAAACATCGGAAAGGAATCAACGACAAAAGatgtaaataaaaacaaaagacctagaaagaagaggaagatcTCCAGTTGTGATGTTTGTCGGAAATTTAAAACAAGATGTGATTTTGAACCTTCTCTCGGTAAATGTCATAGATGTAAAGTGCTAGATCTCGAATGTTCACTAGATGAAAATGGCACCGAATCAAACACATATGAGAAGTACAGTGCTGATAAACGATTATTGAACCTGGAAAATGAAGTCAAAAGCTTAAATGCCAAAATAGATACaattatatctttattacAGGACTCGAAAAATTCTTATGAGAATGCTGATCAATTATCGAAAGCTAGTAATAACGAGGGAACGTCTTCAACTGGAACTACCCTGCTGGATGAAAATACTGAATTGTCAACCGTAGAATCAACCGAAACAATTACTTTACAAGGAGGATACAAATTGAAGGATCCTCCATTAAAGCTGATAAATGGTATTGATGAACGACTGTTCCCAAGTATTGCCACAAATAAACAAGATCAAATTGCCCGAGAGCAACGACCATCCGCAGTGGCTAGGGTAGACTTTCTTAAATTTTATGAGAAGCATCAATTGTTATGTCATAAATTATCTAAAGAGTTCCTTGTTAGATCACATTTTTGGATAATACCTGGTGGTATGAAAGATTTATCGGAGGAATTTATTCATCAACATTTATTCATTACGAGTGTTTTCACTATAATTGCCATGAGTTTTGCTGACAATGATAAATATGctaaagaacaagaaactTTATATCCGTTGGTTGAAAGATTACTAACCAACACTTTAACGATGTTTGAGAAGTTGATTCCACACGATATTGAAGCAATTTTATACTGTGCAATGTTCCATATATCCAGGAAGGCCAAAAGGTATAGACAGTTAAAATTCAACTCTTTAGTATTAATTAACTTTGCAATGTTCAGTTTATTGAAGATTGTCGATTTCcataaaattaaagaaagagTGCTTATCAAAGAGGAATGCAATTTAGATGATTTATATCATTTACGAATTTTAAACTCATTAACAGCATGCCATATAGAATATTGTATCAGTTATGGTGAAATTTCACCACAGGATAGCCgaaataaagaattcaatCATTTGATTGCTAAATTTCCGCAATCAAATTTTGGagatgatattaaattgaGTGAGATTAATTTAGGTGAGattgttaataatatttttttggattTTAAGAGCTATTTTACCAACTTTATGGATATATATGACAAGACAAAGACAAAGGCGCAGAGCGCCGGTGGTACTAATCCCTCCTTACACAAGAAGGAAATGTTGATATTCCCAGAATTAAACTATTGGTTAAAGAATTGGGAAGAATTGTTAGCTAAAGATGGTGGAggtgtattattatttacatttgATTACTATCATATATTGATCTGCCGTTCCTTTTTTTCCGAATACTTAGTTGATATGAAGAAATCACCCATGTTTTTGAACGATGCCTTACATACTATGAAAGAACAttcattttctcttttaaGAGGCTTCTTAAGATTGCCAACATCTCTAATTAAAGGCGCACCAATTTTCACTACGTCTGAGTTGGTATATGCATGTTTGACATTATGtgattttcttcattggtTTGATCCCACGGAGAGGCAACAAGTTTTAAGTATATGTACTAGAGTTTATTGGCATCTAAATACCATTGGCGAGAAATTGAACGAAGCCACAGATAACGttggaaaaattatcaaatccATTATTGATACTAGTAAGAAACGTGTTAGTTTAGGTCATTATCCATCGCCAATGAAAGCACATGTTCCACTAATGACGAAGGCAAAGATTGGGGATCATCTCCCTAAAGATTCTCGTTCGAAATCCAACATAATCAGTCAAAATCATACTGATGCTAATAAAGAAAGTATCGATATTCATAAATTTATGAGTTCTGTAGATCTTACTACGCAAGAAGGaattaaaatattgaaatcaCATAAGAGCAACATGGAAAATGTAACTGCTAGAAACTTTCATATGCCAGATGTTGATAAGTTCAGCtcatttgaagattttttCCAAGACTTTTTCACTAATTTGAAGCCAAATTCTCAGAAGATATTCTCCACGCCTACAAGTGATAGCAATACGACGACAATACCAGGTTCCAAGGTTCCAGCTGGAGAAACACAGAGTGCTAATCCAATTCAACCCAAAGGTGACGTGAAGGACAAATCAACTACGGAACTAACAGGAATGGAAGAGAGACCACTGAACAAGTAA
- the FPR2 gene encoding peptidylprolyl isomerase family protein FPR2 (similar to Saccharomyces cerevisiae FPR2 (YDR519W); ancestral locus Anc_1.28), with translation MRCFTWLSAMALFSATTLAGSLTGLDIKVTHQIPISKCPTKALAGDLVDVHYVGKLRDTEAKFDSSYDRGTPITFKLGSGQVIEGWDKGLVGMCIGEKRTIQIPSSMAYGARGIPGVIPENADLVFDVQLVNIK, from the coding sequence atgcGTTGCTTTACGTGGTTATCAGCAATGGCTCTATTTTCCGCTACAACCTTGGCTGGATCCCTTACCGGTTTAGATATTAAGGTTACTCATCAGATTCCAATAAGTAAATGTCCTACCAAAGCTCTTGCGGGCGATCTGGTAGATGTTCATTATGTAGGTAAACTAAGAGACACTGAAGCTAAATTTGATTCCAGTTATGATAGAGGTACTCCAATCACTTTTAAATTAGGTTCCGGTCAAGTTATTGAAGGTTGGGATAAAGGTCTAGTAGGAATGTGTATTGGTGAAAAACGTACCATCCAAATTCCAAGTTCAATGGCATATGGTGCTAGAGGTATTCCAGGTGTTATTCCAGAAAATGCAGATTTGGTCTTTGATGTTCAATTGGtcaatataaaataa
- the NDAI0F04550 gene encoding uncharacterized protein produces the protein MQLNGEQEPNNTLRSIESSGNKTKMSKPSEEQSFLYNDSVRASVVPRDRFSFWITYLFYEYIHQLKGEGSAVLIMLLIVLTFTFACLRMFTIVVFGCLSIFIILFVSLFLFVFNSELNMKIEKLNSHNQIKLLLDVIECKPNGSSSSWDIIACHMNEYLYSEGAHNTPYFFYDGSETYWWFRKYVFEPLDKQCRNKNTRQRRLIDDGSELGKYKVVAFRVFKETIDKYWAEEYPAAYAEIENSLGTPTVGTARQNVIETSGNIV, from the coding sequence ATGCAGTTAAATGGAGAACAAGAACCAAACAATACTTTGAGGAGTATTGAATCTTCGGGAAATAAAACGAAGATGAGTAAACCTAGCGAGGAACAATCTTTCTTATATAACGATTCTGTGAGAGCTTCCGTGGTTCCAAGGGATCGATTTTCATTTTGGATAACTTACTTATTCTATGAATACATACACCAGCTCAAAGGTGAAGGTTCCGCCGTTCTCATTATGTTGTTGATCGTTCTTACCTTCACCTTTGCCTGTTTAAGGATGTTTACGATTGTAGTTTTTGGTTGCCTTTcaatattcattatattgtttgtttctttattccTATTTGTATTCAATTCAGAActgaatatgaaaatagaaaaattaaactCCCATAACCAAATAAAGCTTTTGTTAGATGTTATTGAATGCAAACCAAACGGATCGTCATCAAGTTGGGACATCATTGCATGTCATATGAATGAATATCTTTATTCAGAAGGGGCTCATAACACTccatatttcttttacGATGGTTCTGAGACTTATTGGTGGTTTAGAAAATATGTGTTCGAACCATTAGATAAACAGTgcagaaacaaaaataccAGACAGAGGCGCCTAATTGATGATGGCTCAGAACTCGGAAAATATAAAGTGGTAGCTTTCCGAGTGTTTAAGGAAACGATTGATAAATATTGGGCAGAGGAATATCCTGCAGCTTATgcagaaattgaaaattccCTGGGTACTCCCACTGTTGGAACAGCTAGACAAAATGTCATTGAGACAAGTGGGAATATCGTGTGA
- the SPS2 gene encoding Sps2p (similar to Saccharomyces cerevisiae SPS22 (YCL048W) and SPS2 (YDR522C); ancestral locus Anc_1.25), which yields MKLSYLITLSLGMFSLTSAKKRRLDSSQILVNSDSRVVISPNIEEKKPISEKQKLPLLEVCKHSNYFISDAEELRELQNNCLSVTGSIEILSNYTDTNVEFGNLKNIEGDLKIANSPYINKIHGNQLQNVHGKFTILNLTSVASIKLPSFIYTESIDWETLPVLTEAQIHQDISDVKNIIISDTSLSQIGRLGEIKELEIFNINNNRFLENIEMDLIRVTKELTIHANAKELELEMPNLVSVKNLTVRDTSKVSFPKLQQVNSSMEFIENFFEELEIPTLLSIDGTLGIIDNVNLKKIDLKNVTNVDGGIMVSNNSKLNKIDFLPQLRQVGGAVQLEGNFDDTDFPELKLVKGSAYIKSTSNNLDCTKWTKLVNDRSIIRGGKVSCTSDKKENSLKVNEEGEVLDKSEMIVENENTDNSKVMDRKKSDITKDKESKAAAATRLPCFGLFISMCLLSATII from the coding sequence ATGAAGCTCTCATATTTAATAACTCTTTCCTTAGGAATGTTTTCTCTAACATCTGCCAAAAAGAGAAGATTAGATTCAAGCCAAATCTTAGTAAATTCTGATTCCAGAGTTGTTATCTCAccaaatattgaagaaaagaaacccATTTctgaaaaacaaaaacttCCCTTACTTGAAGTATGCAAacattcaaattatttcatCTCTGATGCTGAAGAATTAAgagaattacaaaataacTGTTTAAGTGTTACCGGTTCCATAGAAATTCTTTCCAATTATACTGACACAAACGTTGAATTtggtaatttgaaaaatattgagGGAGATCTAAAAATTGCTAACAGTCCATATATTAATAAGATTCATGGCAACCAATTACAAAATGTTCATGGTAAGTTTACTATTTTGAATCTAACTTCAGTTGCTTCAATAAAATTACCATCCTTTATCTACACTGAATCTATTGATTGGGAAACTTTACCTGTTTTAACCGAGGCACAAATACATCAAGATATCTCAGatgtgaaaaatataattatatcaGACACGTCCCTTTCTCAAATTGGAAGATTAGGTGAAATAAAAGAGTtagaaatttttaatatcaataataataggtTTTTAGAGAATATTGAAATGGATTTAATTAGAGTTACGAAAGAATTAACTATACATGCCAATGCAAAAGAACTAGAATTGGAAATGCCTAATTTGGTTTCTGTTAAAAACCTGACTGTAAGAGATACATCAAAAGTCTCATTTCCAAAACTTCAACAAGTGAACAGTTCCATGGAATTCATTGagaatttctttgaagaattagaaattCCAACTTTATTATCTATTGATGGAACATTGGGTATAATCGATAATGTtaatttaaagaaaatagatttgaaaaatgtgaCAAACGTTGATGGTGGAATCATGGTCAGTAACAATTCAAAGttgaataaaattgattttttgcCTCAATTAAGACAAGTTGGAGGTGCTGTTCAATTAGAAGGAAATTTTGATGACACAGATTTCCCGGAATTAAAATTAGTGAAAGGTAGTGCATATATTAAATCCACGTCGAATAATCTAGATTGTACAAAATGGACAAAATTAGTAAATGATAGGTCAATAATAAGAGGTGGTAAAGTTAGCTGTACTTCTgataaaaaggaaaactCATTAAAAGTGAATGAGGAAGGTGAAGTATTAGATAAAAGTGAAATGATAGTGGAAAATGAGAATACTGATAACTCCAAAGTCATGGATAGAAAGAAATCTGATATAACTAAGGATAAGGAAAGTAAGGCTGCGGCAGCTACACGGCTTCCTTGTTTTGGGCTTTTTATTTCAATGTGCTTACTTTCAGCAACaatcatttaa
- the SNA2 gene encoding Sna2p (similar to Saccharomyces cerevisiae SNA2 (YDR525W-A); ancestral locus Anc_1.21): protein MHARDWFLVFIAIFVPPLAVWVKRGICSKDFLINLILFLLGFFPGLIHALYVISCHPYETDGNQGLIGSSPPPRPPQSEGYGSMV from the coding sequence ATGCATGCACGTGATTGGTTTTTAGTTTTCATTGCCATTTTTGTTCCACCATTAGCTGTTTGGGTTAAAAGAGGTATATGTTCAAAAGATTtcttaattaatttaattcTATTCTTATTAGGGTTCTTCCCCGGGTTAATTCATGCCTTATACGTTATTAGTTGTCATCCTTACGAAACTGATGGTAATCAAGGGTTGATTGGTTCTAGCCCTCCTCCACGTCCTCCTCAATCTGAAGGTTATGGTAGCATGGTATAA
- the SPS1 gene encoding putative serine/threonine protein kinase SPS1 (similar to Saccharomyces cerevisiae SPS1 (YDR523C); ancestral locus Anc_1.24), translating into MTIHVNIPKDLYNQKRPSTIYSIQDCVGRGNFGDVYKAIDKLTGEIVAIKVVNLESSDEDIELIAQEIFFLAELKSPYITNYITTMLEDVSMWIVMEYCGGGSCSDLIRYHYNEGLHEDKVAFITKNVLRGLQYLHEQRKIHRDVKAANVLLTDDGLVKLADFGVSGQLRSTAKRNTFVGTPYWMAPEIISNSSHGYNEKADIWSLGITVYELLKGCPPYAKYDAGKVMRNIPKKNLQDCMVSFSDAAKLFISACLIKDPDERPTATELLQQPFVKNIKITDLRNEVMEIKRTRKEGNKVPKYSLDNRLYQTFSKPKSGNFWNFDSVRLTKSKNLSKTEESPISASTLQSSYCNNNNNNNNSSSNSNSNHNVTPITNATTPSFREYDKNAVYGLGSGMEIDTDLQSPQIISDEKKESNFKQIDIDYLKNVICYCLKRMHDRANEEETRKHVDDVLNYLIGVEMKVPGFSEVLIEEVELRMDTIKQYLAQ; encoded by the coding sequence ATGACAATTCATGTGAACATCCCAAAAGATTTATACAATCAAAAACGTCCATCTACCATTTATTCCATTCAAGATTGCGTCGGTAGAGGAAATTTCGGTGATGTTTATAAAgcaattgataaattaactGGTGAAATTGTAGCCATTAAAGTGGTCAATTTAGAAAGTAGTGACGAAGATATTGAATTGATTGCacaagaaatttttttcttggcTGAATTAAAATCACCATATATTACTAATTATATTACTACTATGTTAGAGGATGTTTCCATGTGGATAGTAATGGAATATTGTGGAGGTGGTTCATGCTCAGATTTAATTAGATATCATTATAATGAAGGTTTACATGAGGATAAAGTTGCATTCATTACCAAAAATGTTTTAAGAGGTTTACAATATTTACATGAACAAAGGAAAATCCACAGAGATGTTAAAGCTGCAAATGTTTTACTAACAGATGATGGGTTAGTTAAATTAGCAGATTTTGGAGTCAGTGGACAATTAAGATCTACAGCAAAAAGAAACACATTCGTTGGAACACCTTATTGGATGGCACCAGaaattatttctaattcatctcatggatataatgaaaaggCAGATATTTGGTCATTAGGTATTACGGtatatgaattattaaagggATGTCCACCATATGCTAAATATGATGCAGGTAAAGTTATGAGAAatataccaaaaaaaaaccTCCAAGATTGCATGGTGTCCTTTTCAGACGCCGctaaattatttatatctgCATGTCTTATCAAAGATCCTGATGAAAGACCTACTGCAACTGAATTGTTACAACAACCATttgtaaagaatataaaaattaCAGATTTAAGAAATGAAGTCATGGAAATAAAACGTACAAGAAAGGAGGGAAATAAAGTTCCCAAATATTCTTTAGATAATCGATTATATcaaacattttcaaaaccAAAAAGTGGTAACTTTTGGAATTTTGATTCTGTAAGATTAACAAAGTCAAAGAACTTATCAAAGACTGAAGAAAGTCCTATATCTGCATCGACATTACAAAGCTCTTATtgtaacaataacaataataataataatagtagtagtaacAGTAACAGCAATCATAATGTGACACCTATTACAAACGCAACAACACCATCATTCAGAGAATATGATAAAAATGCTGTATATGGTCTCGGTTCTGGAATGGAAATTGATACAGACCTTCAATCTCCCCAAATTATATCAGATGAGAAAAAAGAATCTAATTTTAAACAAATTGATATAGACTATCTAAAAAACGTAATCTGTTACTGTTTAAAGAGAATGCATGATAGAGCAAACGAAGAGGAAACGAGAAAACATGTCGATGAtgtattaaattatttaattggAGTAGAAATGAAAGTTCCAGGATTCAGTGAAGTACTGATAGAAGAAGTTGAATTAAGGATGGATACAATCAAGCAGTATTTAGCtcaataa
- the NDAI0F04560 gene encoding uncharacterized protein (similar to Saccharomyces cerevisiae YDR524C-B and YCL048W-A; ancestral locus Anc_1.22) — MQFKSIIAIVAAIAVVQAQNATNGTVPTVPVQNGTNGTNGSNATTSSGISTGAAATNSLGAGVFGAALAAGVAFLF, encoded by the coding sequence ATGCAATTCAAGAGTATCATCGCTATTGTCGCTGCTATCGCTGTTGTCCAAGCTCAAAATGCTACCAACGGTACCGTTCCAACTGTTCCAGTTCAAAACGGTACCAATGGAACCAATGGTTCTAACGCCACAACTTCTTCTGGTATCTCCACTGGTGCTGCTGCCACTAACTCTTTAGGTGCAGGTGTCTTTGGTGCTGCCTTAGCTGCTGGTGTCGCTTTCTTATTCTAA